A stretch of Vannielia litorea DNA encodes these proteins:
- a CDS encoding carbohydrate ABC transporter permease has translation MTAATRALALAALLLFIALPLVQTVVLSFTATLPHEGVEVGSLTLVNYAHIFASPALVASIGNSFLYVSLNVALCLAAGLPAAYAFSRYRFTGDRHLLFLMLAFRVTPPVVLSLPIFILFSQLGLVNSPVGIALVHCVFNLPVAIWILESFISAVPREFDETAFLDGQSLPGFFVTKLIPAIAPGIGVAAFFCFIFSWVEVVFARILTVTGGKPITMALNALFSFRTDIGLVTAMTVFSLLPGVLMIVFVRRHIARGFVIRT, from the coding sequence ATGACCGCCGCCACCCGCGCCCTCGCCCTCGCGGCCCTGCTGCTCTTCATCGCCCTGCCGCTGGTGCAAACCGTGGTGCTCTCCTTCACCGCCACCCTGCCCCACGAGGGCGTGGAGGTCGGCAGCCTGACGCTGGTCAACTACGCCCATATCTTCGCCTCGCCGGCGCTCGTGGCCTCCATCGGCAACTCGTTCCTCTACGTCTCGCTCAACGTCGCGCTCTGCCTCGCCGCAGGGCTGCCTGCCGCCTATGCTTTCTCGCGCTACCGCTTCACCGGCGACCGCCACCTGCTGTTCCTGATGCTGGCCTTCCGGGTCACGCCCCCCGTCGTTCTTTCACTGCCGATCTTCATCCTGTTCTCCCAACTCGGGCTGGTGAACTCGCCCGTCGGCATCGCCCTGGTGCACTGCGTCTTCAACCTGCCGGTGGCGATCTGGATCCTCGAGAGCTTCATCTCCGCCGTTCCCCGCGAATTCGACGAAACCGCCTTTCTCGACGGCCAGTCGCTGCCCGGCTTCTTCGTCACAAAGCTCATCCCCGCCATCGCGCCGGGCATCGGGGTGGCGGCCTTCTTCTGTTTCATCTTCTCCTGGGTCGAGGTGGTGTTTGCCCGCATCCTCACCGTCACCGGCGGCAAGCCGATCACCATGGCGCTCAACGCGCTCTTCTCCTTCCGCACCGATATCGGCCTGGTCACGGCGATGACCGTCTTCTCCCTGCTCCCCGGCGTGCTGATGATCGTCTTCGTGCGCCGCCACATCGCCCGCGGCTTCGTGATCCGCACCTGA
- the hydA gene encoding dihydropyrimidinase, with product MSTVIKGGTVVTADLSYEADVLVEGGQIVEIGKGLKGDEVLDATGCYVMPGGIDPHTHLEMPFMGTYSSDDFESGTRAALAGGTTMVVDFALPNPGESLLDALKRWDNKSTRATCDYSFHMAVTWWGEQVFREMETVVKDRGINTFKHFMAYKGALMVNDDEMYSSFQRLAELGATAMVHAENGDVVAELTAKLLAEGNTGPEAHAYSRPSQVEGEATNRAIMIADMAGVPLYVVHTSCEEAHEAIRRAKQNGKRVWGEPLIQHLTLDESEYFNADWDHAARRVMSPPFRNKKHQDSLWAGLQSGSLSVVATDHCAFTTEQKRYGVGDFSKIPNGTGGLEDRMPMLWTHGVATGRLTPNEFVAVTSTNIAKILNCYPKKGAILVGADADIVVWDPKKEKTISASSQQSSIDYNVFEGHHVKGLPRFTLTRGHVAVHDGEIRTQEGHGAFVAREPNATVNRALSTWKELTAPRPVERSGIPATGV from the coding sequence ATGAGCACGGTGATCAAGGGGGGCACGGTGGTGACCGCCGACCTGAGCTACGAGGCCGACGTGCTGGTGGAAGGCGGGCAGATCGTGGAGATCGGCAAGGGCCTGAAGGGCGACGAGGTGCTAGACGCCACGGGCTGCTACGTGATGCCGGGCGGGATCGACCCGCACACCCACCTCGAGATGCCCTTCATGGGCACCTATTCGAGCGACGATTTCGAGAGCGGCACCCGGGCGGCGCTGGCCGGCGGCACCACGATGGTGGTGGATTTCGCCCTGCCCAACCCGGGAGAAAGCCTGCTCGACGCGCTGAAGCGATGGGACAACAAGAGCACCCGCGCGACCTGCGATTACTCCTTCCATATGGCCGTCACCTGGTGGGGCGAGCAGGTCTTCAGGGAGATGGAGACGGTCGTGAAAGACCGTGGAATCAACACCTTCAAGCACTTCATGGCCTACAAGGGCGCGCTGATGGTGAACGATGACGAGATGTACTCGTCCTTCCAGCGGCTCGCCGAGCTGGGCGCCACGGCGATGGTGCATGCCGAAAATGGCGACGTGGTTGCCGAGCTGACGGCCAAGCTGCTGGCCGAAGGCAACACCGGGCCCGAGGCGCATGCCTATTCGCGCCCTTCCCAGGTGGAGGGCGAGGCGACCAACCGGGCGATCATGATCGCCGACATGGCGGGCGTGCCGCTCTACGTGGTGCATACCTCCTGCGAAGAGGCGCATGAGGCGATCCGGCGGGCCAAGCAGAATGGCAAGCGGGTCTGGGGTGAGCCGCTGATCCAGCATCTGACACTGGATGAGAGCGAATATTTCAACGCCGACTGGGACCATGCCGCGCGGCGGGTGATGTCGCCGCCGTTCCGCAACAAGAAGCACCAGGACAGCCTCTGGGCCGGGTTGCAAAGCGGCTCGCTCTCCGTGGTGGCGACGGACCATTGCGCCTTTACCACCGAGCAGAAGCGCTATGGCGTGGGCGATTTCTCCAAGATCCCCAACGGCACCGGCGGGCTCGAAGACCGGATGCCGATGCTCTGGACCCACGGGGTGGCGACCGGGCGGCTCACGCCCAACGAGTTCGTAGCGGTGACCTCGACCAACATCGCCAAGATCCTGAACTGCTACCCGAAGAAGGGCGCGATTCTGGTGGGGGCGGATGCCGATATCGTGGTCTGGGACCCGAAGAAGGAAAAGACGATCTCTGCCAGCTCTCAGCAATCCTCCATTGATTACAACGTGTTCGAGGGCCACCACGTGAAGGGCTTGCCCAGGTTCACCCTGACGCGCGGCCATGTGGCGGTGCATGACGGCGAGATCCGCACGCAGGAAGGCCACGGCGCATTTGTAGCACGAGAGCCTAACGCAACCGTTAACAGGGCGCTTTCAACCTGGAAGGAGCTGACCGCGCCGCGCCCCGTGGAGCGCAGCGGCATTCCGGCGACGGGGGTTTGA
- a CDS encoding ABC transporter substrate-binding protein: MKKMLLGAALALTAGAAQAADEVTLQLKWVTQAQFAGYYVAADKGFYEEEGLDVTIKPGGPDIAPEQVIAGGGADVIVTWMAAGLAARERGVPLVNIAQPFKKGAMQLTCLKENGIESPADFPGHTLGVWFFGNEYPFYAWMAKLGVPTDGGESGVEVLKQAFNVDALLQKQADCISVMTYNEYGQVLDAGITEDQLVTFNYLEEGVGMMEDGLYVLEENLADEAFKDKMVRFVRASMKGWKYAEENPEEAAQIVVDNDETGAQTLEHQTYMMSEVAKLTADTNGALDPADYEQTVATLLSAVSPENPAITKEPEGMAWTHEITDAALQ; this comes from the coding sequence ATGAAGAAGATGCTACTGGGCGCCGCCCTGGCGCTGACGGCAGGCGCCGCGCAGGCCGCCGACGAGGTGACGTTGCAGCTCAAGTGGGTGACGCAGGCGCAATTCGCGGGCTACTACGTGGCCGCCGACAAGGGCTTCTACGAGGAAGAGGGCCTTGACGTGACGATCAAGCCGGGCGGCCCCGACATTGCCCCCGAGCAGGTGATCGCCGGCGGCGGGGCCGATGTGATCGTGACCTGGATGGCCGCGGGCCTGGCCGCGCGGGAGCGGGGTGTGCCCCTGGTGAACATCGCGCAGCCCTTCAAGAAGGGTGCGATGCAGCTGACCTGCCTGAAGGAAAACGGGATCGAGAGCCCGGCGGACTTTCCGGGCCATACGCTCGGGGTCTGGTTCTTTGGCAACGAATACCCGTTCTATGCCTGGATGGCCAAGCTCGGCGTGCCGACCGATGGCGGCGAGAGTGGCGTGGAAGTGCTGAAGCAGGCCTTCAACGTGGATGCGTTGCTGCAAAAGCAGGCCGACTGCATCTCGGTGATGACCTACAACGAGTATGGCCAGGTGCTGGATGCCGGGATCACCGAGGACCAGCTGGTGACCTTCAACTACCTCGAAGAGGGCGTGGGCATGATGGAGGATGGTCTCTACGTGCTGGAGGAGAACCTCGCGGACGAGGCCTTCAAGGACAAGATGGTGCGCTTCGTGCGGGCCTCGATGAAGGGCTGGAAATACGCCGAGGAGAACCCGGAGGAGGCCGCGCAGATCGTGGTCGACAACGACGAGACCGGCGCGCAGACGCTGGAGCACCAGACCTACATGATGAGCGAGGTGGCCAAGCTGACCGCGGACACCAACGGTGCGCTCGATCCGGCCGACTACGAGCAGACGGTGGCGACGCTGCTCTCTGCCGTGAGCCCGGAGAACCCGGCGATCACCAAGGAGCCCGAAGGCATGGCCTGGACCCACGAGATCACCGACGCCGCGCTCCAGTAA
- a CDS encoding ABC transporter permease: protein MTVVAGALAFWLAAWGLNVLLARSRWRRARVVRIAVPVIFGLAVLVLWQGLVRGLGVNPVILPAPTDIAATFATSTDTLWQDFVQTALKGALSGYLIGCGAAFVTALAIDRSAFLTAGLLPIGNFVAALPIIGVAPILVSWFGFDWQSKAAVVVAMVFFPVLVNVVQGLREADAMQKDLMRTYAASSWQTLFKLRLPAAMPFVFNGLKIATTLALIGAIVAEYFGSPVRGMGFRISTGVGRLAIDLVWAEIAVAALVGTVFYGIVAMIEKLVTFWHPSQRVG from the coding sequence ATGACGGTGGTCGCGGGGGCCCTGGCGTTCTGGCTCGCGGCCTGGGGGCTAAACGTGCTGCTGGCGCGCTCGCGCTGGCGGCGGGCGCGGGTGGTTCGGATCGCCGTGCCGGTGATTTTCGGCCTTGCGGTGCTGGTGCTCTGGCAGGGGCTGGTGCGGGGGCTGGGGGTGAACCCGGTGATCCTGCCTGCGCCGACCGATATTGCCGCGACCTTTGCCACCTCGACCGACACGCTGTGGCAAGACTTCGTGCAGACCGCGCTGAAGGGCGCGCTCTCGGGCTATCTCATCGGCTGCGGCGCGGCCTTCGTGACGGCACTGGCGATCGACCGAAGCGCTTTTCTGACCGCGGGGCTGCTGCCGATCGGCAACTTCGTGGCGGCCCTGCCGATCATCGGGGTCGCGCCGATCCTTGTCAGCTGGTTCGGGTTCGACTGGCAGTCGAAGGCGGCGGTGGTTGTGGCGATGGTGTTCTTTCCTGTGCTCGTGAACGTGGTGCAGGGGCTGCGCGAGGCGGATGCGATGCAGAAGGATCTGATGCGCACCTATGCGGCGAGCTCCTGGCAGACGCTCTTCAAGCTCCGGCTCCCGGCGGCGATGCCCTTTGTCTTCAACGGGTTGAAGATTGCCACGACGCTGGCGCTGATCGGGGCCATCGTGGCCGAGTACTTCGGCTCGCCGGTGCGCGGCATGGGCTTCAGGATTTCGACGGGCGTCGGGCGCCTGGCGATCGACCTGGTCTGGGCCGAGATCGCCGTGGCCGCCCTTGTGGGCACTGTGTTTTATGGCATCGTTGCCATGATCGAGAAACTCGTGACCTTCTGGCATCCGAGCCAGAGGGTGGGGTGA
- a CDS encoding Zn-dependent hydrolase, which translates to MAAPGENLRINGDRLWDSLMEMARIGPGVAGGNNRQTLTDEDAEGRALFQQWCEAAGMTMGVDEIGNMFARREGTDPDALPVYVGSHLDTQPTGGKYDGVLGVLGGLEVIRSLNDMDIKTKHPIVVVNWTNEEGTRFAPAMLASGVFAGKHSLDWALDRVDAKGKRFGDELERIGWKGEEKVGARKMHALFELHIEQGPILEAEGKDIGVVTHGQGLRWIECTVTGKESHTGSTPMHMRKNAGRGLALVTELVHEIAMKNQPNAVGAIGHVDVYPNSRNIIPGKVVFTVDMRTHLLDKLNAMVDELMERAPKLCEEIGVAFSAEIVGQFDPPAFDEGCVKAIRDAADRLGYSHMDIVSGAGHDACWINDLYPTAMVMCPCVDGLSHNEAEEISKEWATAGADVLFHAVVETAGIVE; encoded by the coding sequence ATGGCCGCCCCAGGAGAGAACCTCAGAATCAACGGTGACAGGCTGTGGGACAGCCTCATGGAAATGGCCAGGATCGGCCCCGGCGTGGCGGGCGGCAACAACCGCCAGACCCTGACCGACGAGGACGCCGAAGGGCGCGCGCTGTTTCAGCAGTGGTGCGAGGCCGCGGGCATGACCATGGGCGTTGACGAGATCGGCAACATGTTTGCGCGCCGCGAGGGCACCGACCCCGATGCGCTGCCCGTCTATGTGGGCTCTCACCTCGATACCCAGCCCACGGGCGGCAAGTATGACGGTGTGCTGGGCGTGCTCGGCGGGCTCGAGGTGATCCGCTCGCTGAACGACATGGATATCAAGACGAAGCATCCGATCGTGGTGGTGAACTGGACCAATGAGGAGGGCACCCGATTTGCGCCGGCCATGCTGGCCTCTGGCGTCTTTGCCGGCAAGCACAGTCTCGACTGGGCGCTGGACCGGGTGGATGCCAAGGGCAAGCGCTTTGGCGACGAGCTGGAGCGGATCGGCTGGAAGGGCGAGGAGAAGGTGGGCGCGCGCAAGATGCACGCGCTCTTCGAGCTGCATATCGAGCAGGGGCCGATCCTGGAGGCCGAGGGCAAGGACATTGGCGTGGTCACCCACGGGCAGGGGCTGCGCTGGATCGAATGCACGGTGACCGGCAAGGAAAGCCACACCGGCTCCACGCCCATGCACATGCGCAAGAACGCGGGCCGCGGGCTGGCGCTCGTGACCGAGCTTGTGCATGAAATCGCCATGAAAAATCAGCCCAACGCGGTGGGCGCGATCGGTCATGTCGACGTGTATCCGAACTCGCGTAACATCATCCCCGGCAAGGTGGTGTTTACCGTCGACATGCGCACCCATCTGCTCGACAAGCTGAACGCGATGGTCGACGAATTGATGGAGAGAGCGCCGAAGCTCTGCGAGGAGATCGGCGTGGCGTTCTCTGCCGAGATCGTCGGCCAGTTCGATCCGCCGGCCTTCGACGAGGGCTGCGTGAAAGCCATTCGCGACGCGGCGGATCGGCTGGGCTACAGCCACATGGATATCGTCTCGGGTGCCGGGCATGATGCCTGCTGGATCAATGACCTGTATCCCACGGCCATGGTCATGTGTCCCTGCGTGGATGGGCTCAGCCACAACGAGGCCGAGGAGATCAGCAAGGAATGGGCGACCGCCGGGGCGGATGTGCTGTTTCATGCCGTGGTCGAGACGGCGGGGATCGTGGAATGA
- a CDS encoding carbohydrate ABC transporter permease → MIPHRNRAWLLLLPAVAVMGLVAVLPLLTVLNYSFHDIFTLESRYWVGLEWYGEIVTSRRFWASLARSTLFSAIVLSIQLPLGIAVALLLRATRHPTLYLMALALPLVVPWNMIPSMWLTLVGPQGLLGPSLIAAGFDYRFTALHTWALIVAMDTWHWLGLVVILSYAGLSAIPRPYYQAAEIDGASRMAIFRHIELPRISGALAIVLLLRFVDSFMIYTEAFRINAGGPQGATTFLSLDLGEDINAYSYGSAAARAMTYFLIVITVVWAFVQFTRRRSS, encoded by the coding sequence ATGATCCCCCACCGCAACCGCGCCTGGCTGCTGCTCCTGCCCGCCGTCGCGGTCATGGGCCTCGTCGCCGTCCTGCCGCTGCTGACGGTGCTCAACTACTCCTTCCACGACATCTTCACGCTCGAGAGCCGCTACTGGGTCGGGCTGGAGTGGTATGGCGAGATCGTCACCTCCCGGCGCTTCTGGGCCTCGCTCGCCCGCTCCACGCTGTTTTCCGCCATCGTGCTCTCCATCCAGTTGCCGCTCGGCATCGCCGTGGCGCTGCTGCTGCGCGCGACCCGGCACCCCACGCTCTACCTCATGGCGCTGGCCCTGCCGTTGGTGGTGCCGTGGAACATGATCCCCTCCATGTGGCTCACCCTCGTCGGGCCGCAGGGGCTGCTCGGGCCGTCGCTCATTGCCGCCGGGTTCGATTACAGGTTTACCGCGCTCCACACCTGGGCGCTGATCGTGGCGATGGACACCTGGCACTGGCTCGGGCTCGTGGTGATCCTCTCCTACGCCGGGCTTTCCGCCATCCCCCGCCCCTACTACCAGGCCGCCGAGATCGACGGCGCGTCGCGCATGGCCATCTTCCGGCACATCGAGCTGCCCAGGATTTCGGGCGCGCTGGCCATCGTGCTGCTGCTGCGCTTCGTCGACAGCTTCATGATCTACACCGAGGCCTTCCGCATCAACGCGGGCGGGCCGCAGGGGGCCACCACCTTCCTCTCGCTCGACCTCGGCGAAGACATCAACGCCTACAGCTACGGCTCGGCAGCGGCTCGGGCCATGACCTACTTCCTCATCGTCATCACCGTGGTCTGGGCCTTCGTGCAATTCACCCGCAGGCGCTCGTCATGA
- a CDS encoding inorganic phosphate transporter, which produces METLDRDLGRISNLELATAYVARPFVGYGVALLFVVAAGLLAALFFGQTTSSFIVIVAAVFGAYMALNIGANDVANNMGPAVGANALTMGGAIAIAAVFESAGALIAGGDVVGTIAKGIIAPESMGSASTFVWAMMAALLASAFWVNLATWVGAPVSTTHSVVGGVMGAGIAAAGFAAVSWGTMGAIAASWVISPVLGGVIAAGFLWFIKSNIVYVDDKIAAARRWVPVLVGIMAGAFASYIALKGIKQLIKIDLLASLAIGAVLGVAVWLAMIPVIRRQSEGLENRNRSLKVLFGIPLIVSAALLSFAHGANDVANAVGPLAAIVQALGTGDFTHAVAIPYWVMVIGAVGISVGLFLFGPKLIRMVGSQITKLNPMRAYCVALSAAITVILASWLGLPVSSTHIAVGGVFGVGFFREWDYERRLRKARGALPARPEHAAEERRRRKLVRRSHFMTIVAAWIITVPAAAVLSALLFIGIVTMAG; this is translated from the coding sequence ATGGAGACGCTGGACCGCGACCTGGGCCGCATCTCGAACCTCGAGCTGGCGACGGCCTATGTCGCGCGGCCCTTCGTGGGCTATGGCGTGGCCCTGCTCTTCGTGGTCGCGGCGGGCCTGCTGGCCGCGCTCTTCTTCGGGCAGACCACCAGCAGCTTCATCGTGATCGTGGCCGCCGTCTTCGGGGCCTACATGGCGCTGAACATCGGCGCCAACGACGTGGCCAACAACATGGGGCCGGCGGTGGGTGCCAATGCGCTCACCATGGGCGGGGCCATCGCCATTGCCGCCGTGTTCGAAAGCGCGGGCGCGTTGATCGCGGGCGGCGACGTGGTGGGCACCATCGCCAAGGGGATCATCGCGCCCGAAAGCATGGGCTCGGCCTCGACCTTCGTCTGGGCGATGATGGCGGCGCTGCTGGCCTCGGCGTTCTGGGTCAACCTCGCCACATGGGTCGGTGCGCCGGTTTCCACCACCCATTCGGTGGTGGGCGGCGTGATGGGCGCGGGCATCGCCGCCGCGGGCTTTGCCGCGGTGAGCTGGGGCACGATGGGGGCGATTGCCGCGAGCTGGGTGATCTCGCCGGTGCTGGGCGGGGTCATCGCCGCCGGGTTCCTGTGGTTCATCAAGTCGAACATCGTCTATGTCGACGACAAGATCGCCGCCGCCCGGCGCTGGGTGCCGGTGCTGGTGGGCATCATGGCGGGGGCCTTTGCCAGCTACATCGCGCTCAAGGGCATCAAGCAGCTCATCAAGATCGACCTCCTCGCCTCGCTGGCGATCGGCGCGGTGCTGGGCGTGGCGGTCTGGCTGGCGATGATCCCGGTGATCCGGCGGCAATCGGAAGGGCTGGAAAACCGCAACCGCTCGCTGAAGGTGCTGTTCGGTATTCCGCTCATCGTTTCCGCCGCGCTGCTCAGCTTTGCCCATGGCGCGAACGACGTGGCCAACGCGGTCGGCCCTCTGGCGGCCATCGTGCAGGCGCTGGGCACCGGCGATTTTACCCATGCGGTGGCCATTCCCTACTGGGTCATGGTGATCGGCGCCGTGGGCATCTCGGTGGGGCTGTTCCTCTTCGGCCCCAAGCTCATCCGGATGGTGGGCAGCCAGATCACCAAGCTCAACCCGATGCGGGCCTATTGCGTGGCGCTCTCGGCCGCCATCACCGTGATCCTGGCGAGCTGGCTCGGCTTGCCGGTGAGCTCCACCCATATCGCGGTGGGCGGGGTCTTCGGTGTGGGGTTCTTCCGCGAGTGGGACTACGAGCGGCGCCTGCGGAAGGCGCGGGGCGCGCTGCCGGCGCGGCCGGAGCATGCGGCGGAGGAGCGGCGGCGGCGCAAGCTGGTGCGGCGGAGCCATTTCATGACCATCGTGGCGGCATGGATCATCACCGTGCCGGCGGCCGCCGTGCTCTCGGCGTTGCTGTTCATCGGCATCGTCACGATGGCGGGTTAG
- a CDS encoding ABC transporter ATP-binding protein: MKETVIRAEDLDLTFQTKDGPVHALKGVSLEIGKGEFVSFIGPSGCGKTTFLRCVAALEQPTGGRLSVNGMTPEEARKSRAYGYVFQAAGLYPWRTIAGNIKLPLEIMGFSRAEQDERVRKVLQLVDLEGFGGKYPWQLSGGMQQRASIARALAFDAEILLMDEPFGALDEIVRDHLNEQLLALWARTGKTIGFVTHSIPEAVYLSTKIVVMSPRPGRISDVIESPLPAERPLEIRDSPEFIEVAQRVREGLRAGHSYDD; encoded by the coding sequence ATGAAGGAAACCGTCATCCGGGCCGAGGATCTGGACCTCACGTTCCAGACGAAGGACGGGCCGGTGCATGCGCTCAAGGGGGTCTCGCTTGAGATCGGGAAGGGCGAGTTTGTCAGTTTCATCGGGCCTTCCGGCTGCGGGAAGACCACCTTTCTGCGCTGCGTCGCCGCCCTGGAGCAGCCCACCGGCGGGCGCCTGAGCGTGAACGGGATGACGCCGGAGGAGGCCCGGAAATCAAGGGCTTACGGATACGTCTTTCAGGCCGCGGGGCTCTATCCCTGGCGGACCATCGCGGGCAACATCAAGCTGCCGCTGGAGATCATGGGGTTCTCCCGCGCGGAGCAGGACGAGCGGGTGCGGAAAGTGCTGCAACTCGTCGATCTCGAAGGATTTGGCGGCAAATACCCCTGGCAGCTCTCGGGGGGCATGCAACAGCGCGCCTCGATTGCCAGGGCGCTCGCCTTCGATGCCGAAATTCTCCTTATGGATGAACCCTTTGGCGCCCTCGACGAGATCGTGCGCGACCATCTGAACGAGCAGCTGCTGGCGCTCTGGGCGCGGACCGGCAAGACCATTGGCTTCGTTACCCATTCGATACCCGAAGCGGTCTATCTATCAACCAAGATTGTCGTCATGTCCCCGCGTCCGGGGCGGATTTCGGACGTGATCGAGAGCCCGCTTCCGGCGGAAAGACCCTTGGAAATCAGGGACTCGCCCGAGTTCATTGAAGTGGCGCAGAGGGTGCGCGAGGGGCTCAGGGCGGGGCATTCCTATGACGATTAA
- a CDS encoding NUDIX hydrolase codes for MMRRFRLAWDGFVRPMLQRPPRLQVAALCYRKRKDGKEVLLVTSRGTGRWILPKGWPIRGKDASGSAMQEAWEEAGVRRGQTAPDAIGSYFYRKTDDAGLGLPVQTLVFPVAVEEMADDFPEARERERRWVSPGEAADMVQEPELRDILREL; via the coding sequence ATGATGAGACGGTTCAGGCTGGCCTGGGATGGCTTCGTGCGCCCGATGCTGCAGCGCCCCCCGCGCCTGCAGGTGGCGGCGCTGTGCTATCGCAAGCGCAAGGACGGCAAGGAAGTGCTCCTGGTCACCAGTCGGGGCACCGGGCGGTGGATTCTGCCCAAGGGCTGGCCGATCCGGGGCAAGGATGCCTCGGGCAGCGCGATGCAGGAGGCCTGGGAAGAGGCCGGCGTGCGGCGCGGGCAGACCGCGCCGGATGCGATTGGCTCCTATTTCTACCGGAAGACGGATGACGCGGGCCTCGGCCTGCCGGTCCAGACGCTGGTGTTTCCTGTCGCGGTGGAAGAGATGGCCGACGACTTTCCGGAGGCGCGGGAGCGGGAGCGCCGCTGGGTGAGCCCGGGCGAGGCGGCCGACATGGTGCAGGAGCCGGAACTGCGGGACATTCTCCGCGAGCTGTGA
- a CDS encoding endo alpha-1,4 polygalactosaminidase: MASTAALTALGIFIIGGGEQAYWDWQLTHPYDLDINVKVLALDKDDHDRDTIMGLRARGVKPVCYVSIGSWEEYRDDIGRFPEEALGKPLGEWPDERYVDIRNAEVGRIMKDRIADCAARGFMAVEMDNMDVYDNDSGFDLSRDDALGYIRDLAGFARAQGLEVAQKNVPELVPELVGEMDFVMVEECYVYNFCDALKPYVDAGKDVLAIEYDDAGLDWEAICEDSKSRGIKLLLKSHEITAGGKSCN; this comes from the coding sequence ATGGCGAGCACGGCGGCACTGACGGCTCTGGGTATCTTCATCATCGGCGGCGGCGAGCAGGCCTATTGGGACTGGCAGCTCACCCACCCCTATGACCTTGATATCAATGTAAAGGTCCTGGCGCTCGACAAGGATGACCACGACCGGGACACCATCATGGGCCTGCGCGCCCGGGGGGTGAAACCGGTGTGCTACGTGTCGATCGGAAGCTGGGAGGAATACCGCGACGATATCGGCCGCTTCCCCGAGGAGGCGCTGGGCAAGCCGCTCGGGGAGTGGCCGGACGAGCGCTACGTGGACATTCGCAACGCCGAGGTCGGCCGGATCATGAAGGACCGGATCGCGGATTGCGCGGCCCGAGGGTTCATGGCGGTCGAGATGGACAACATGGATGTCTACGACAACGACTCGGGCTTCGACCTCAGCCGCGACGATGCGCTGGGCTACATCCGCGATCTGGCCGGGTTTGCTCGCGCGCAAGGGCTTGAAGTGGCGCAGAAAAACGTGCCGGAGCTGGTGCCGGAACTGGTGGGGGAGATGGATTTCGTCATGGTCGAGGAGTGCTACGTCTACAATTTCTGCGACGCGCTGAAGCCCTATGTCGATGCGGGCAAGGACGTGCTGGCGATCGAATACGATGACGCGGGGCTCGACTGGGAGGCCATCTGCGAAGACAGCAAATCTCGCGGGATCAAGCTGCTCCTGAAGAGTCACGAAATTACGGCAGGTGGCAAGTCCTGCAACTGA
- a CDS encoding ABC transporter permease, with protein MRRAVPIVTVLLLIAAVWYLGAWRMNAPWALAQAERAGQEMTASELFTATMNQDRPRLPAPHQVAEELWKTTGEMALRGRALNKRSLIYHAGITLGATLSGFALGVTLGILGAVAITYSRVVEMSLMPWAIVSQTIPIVALAPMIIVLSNATGIEGRGVPKAIISAYLCYFPVLVGMVKGLNSPSSSQLDLLKTYNASNTASFFKLRLPASMPYLFTSLKIAIAAALVGTIVGELPTGAVSGLGARILIGDQFGTPLAIWAALFAAAILAGALVTLIGGVQGVVLKRMGMGR; from the coding sequence ATGCGCCGCGCGGTTCCCATCGTCACCGTGCTCCTGCTGATCGCCGCGGTCTGGTACCTGGGTGCCTGGCGGATGAACGCGCCCTGGGCGCTCGCCCAGGCCGAGCGGGCCGGGCAGGAGATGACAGCCTCCGAGCTCTTTACCGCCACCATGAACCAGGACCGCCCGCGCCTGCCGGCCCCGCACCAGGTGGCCGAGGAGCTGTGGAAGACCACCGGCGAGATGGCGCTGCGCGGCCGGGCGCTCAACAAGCGGTCGCTAATCTATCATGCCGGGATCACCCTCGGGGCGACGCTCTCGGGCTTTGCCCTGGGGGTCACGCTGGGGATCCTGGGCGCGGTGGCGATCACCTACAGCCGGGTGGTCGAGATGAGCCTGATGCCCTGGGCCATCGTGAGCCAGACCATCCCCATCGTGGCGCTGGCACCGATGATCATCGTGCTCTCCAACGCCACCGGGATCGAGGGGCGGGGTGTGCCCAAGGCGATCATCTCGGCCTACCTGTGCTACTTTCCGGTGCTGGTGGGCATGGTGAAGGGGCTGAACTCGCCCAGCTCCAGCCAGCTCGACCTGCTGAAGACCTATAACGCCAGCAACACGGCCAGCTTCTTCAAGCTGCGGCTGCCGGCCTCGATGCCCTATCTCTTCACCTCGCTGAAGATCGCCATCGCCGCGGCGCTGGTGGGAACGATCGTGGGCGAGCTGCCCACGGGGGCGGTGAGCGGGCTGGGCGCGCGGATCCTGATCGGGGACCAGTTCGGCACGCCGCTGGCGATCTGGGCGGCGCTCTTTGCTGCCGCGATCCTCGCCGGCGCGCTGGTGACGCTGATCGGCGGCGTGCAGGGTGTGGTGCTGAAACGGATGGGGATGGGACGATGA